The segment tgactTTTCCTGAAGAGAAACGTGACAATCTGTAATAATTTTCAATTTGACCACTTTTCATGTCATTATTCAGTTttcgtaattattattattattattatttatttttttactactgGTGGAGATTCaactcttatttaaaaaaaaaaaaaaagtacaaaagtacagactgaaatttaaataactacaaaagtaaaaatgaattccCACTGTCAATCATATGCAATAGCTTTTTGATAGAAAGAAAGAATTGTTGCCCTCTTTTCTGAACTTACCGTGTGCTCCTACTGAAAAGAAGGAAGGCAATCATGTTACAAAGAGCTAGACTGCGTCGTCTCCACTTTTATGCTCATAAAACAATTGAGCGAATGATAACAACCggaaaaatacacttttgtgtttttctagATTTTAGACATAGAATTCGAAGAAACGCCAGAAGCTGCTGGTTTTCTTTTAGGCTGGCACGAGACACATTTGCCGCAAATCAGTCTCGGAGGTGACGACTTCCGACAATCGATGTTAAAGTCGCTGCTTGGTGTTCCTCCATGTCTCTGCTTTCGATGTCTTTTCCTGCCCGATGCGACGCCGAGATCTCAATCCATCAACTGCTCTCTAATGATGTCGGTGGGTTTTTttcaagcctattttgacaaagaaagCAGCAGAAAATGCAGATATCTGGTTTCAAATATAGGGAGTAAAAGTCCTAGGAAAACTAAATCCTGTAAGTCAAGTCCAGATCTACCGAAGTACAGTAATGAAATATACATACTTTGCTGCTAAATGGTGGCGTTTGCTCGGTGAGTTTAATTTCAGTCAATGGGAGGATTTGTGTTGTGTCTGTCAACAGTTGCTGAGCTGATGGAGCTCATGTTGCTCTCTTTGTAatgtctcttctttttttttttggtcctccCCGCCTGCAGATCATGCACTTTTCAGAGGAGCCTACCTGGGGCCTCGCCGGGCCTGGGCTGCGGCGGTGCCAGCAGGCCTCCGTCGGCTCTACCGTATTTGGTCAAAGAAGAGGACGCCGTGGGCTACACCGTTTCGAGCACGATGCCCGGTGTCCAGGCCGGCTTTCACAACTCGAGGGCCGGGATGGTTTCGAGGGCGTCGAGGGACGAGATGGCGCACGTCGGCAACGACGGCGGCGATAGCATGTGCGTAGTGAGCGACGCCGCACCGGGGGATGCGTCGCAACCCTTTAATAATGAAGACGGCTCCTCCCCGTCGGCTTTGTCCCCGGCGAGCTCCCGTCATTCGGCGCGTCTGCTGTGCGCCGGCAGTCTGAAGAGACGTCGCCTTTCGCCGGTCTCGCAGTCCGCCGTCCAAACCGGCAGCGTCGCCGTCGCGGATTCTCCATCTGTGACCAGAACCGGCTCCGAGGAGATCAACATCACCGCCATCATCTGCGCTTCCACGCAGATGTCAATGCTGGCTTGCGTCAACGGCTTCCGCGCTAACCTCTCGCCCAGCCACGCTAGCAGTGGCAGATTctcttccccctcctcctcttcctcctcaacaTCCCCACCGACTATCCCCTGCCCTCGGGAAGTCCCCCACAAACTCCCGCAGCACCAAAGCCCTCAGCGGGCCTCGCTGCAGGAGAGCTGTCAGCTATCAAACTCACCTGCCGCCTGCCTGCTGTCCCTGTCCTCCTCTTGctcctcatcctcttcttctGTGTCTTCAGTGGATCCGGAGCAAGGCCAAGGGTCGTGCGAGGAGCAGGGCTCCATGCAGCTGGGCCGTGGGTCTGGAGCAGCCCCCCTGGGAAAtgcaggaggaggcggagggggCTCGGATGGGTTGGGGTTATTCATGCTAATGTCGGGGACGCTACAAACGGCGGCTGAAACCGGGGTTCTACTGGACAGGAGCCAAAGACCGGGGGCTGAAACCGGGACTCTACTGGACAGGAGCCAAAGATCGGGGGCGGGAAACGGGGCTCTGCTGGACATGAGCCAAAGGTCGGCGGCCGCACTCAAGCAAGAACCCTTAGATGACTTCGCCCCCAGTGACGACGAACTTTTGCAACACCGCTACCACCATCACTTAAGTGGCCGCAATGGGCACTTTCGTCACCTTCATCAGCATTCCCGCTCGGCCATGCCACCGCCTTACCACCTGCACCAATATGCGGGGGGCGGGCTTCTGAATAGTCATACCCATCAATCGCCACCGGGCTCGTCCGTGGGACTcaagtcgtcgtcgtcgtcgtccgggGGCCCTCCCGGGTCCCACGCGGGCCCGGAAGGCGAGGAAACCGCTGGAACGCAGGCCGATAAGCAGTCGTGTCGCTGGATTGACTGCAGTGCTGCCTATGAGCAACAGGAGGAGCTTGTGAGGCACATTGAGAAGGTCCACATCGACCAGCGCAAGGGCGAGGACTTCACCTGCTTCTGGGCCGGCTGCATTCGGCGCTACAAGCCCTTCAACGCTCGCTACAAGCTGCTCATCCACATGAGAGTTCACTCTGGGGAGAAACCCAACAAGTGTATGGTGAGTCTCCGTGAACCTGGAAACACTGAGCATATGTCAAACAAACTACAAACGTTTGGAGCACAGTACAGTGAACTCCCGCACGAGGGATACGTTCCACACCCATCCGCAACAAGTGGAAAGCTGCGATATCGAGAGAGCGTGCTGTATGCATTTTTTGATGTAGTATTGCCCCTCCGCACACGTTCAGATAGTTGGTGCCCAAATACAGTGATACCCCATTTTCCGCGGGCAATGTGTGAAAATCCACATTGAGTTTTAGACTTTGTTTCAGTACGCTGCAAAGTCAAGTCAGAAATACATAAGACATGTTTGAAGACATGCGCAAAGACTTGACAACTATGTAATGATCAATTCTAAAGTTATTTCATtgaactctttttcaccatttcagttttccacttGTTTATCTTTTGGGTGTGTTGCTAAAACGGTGCACTTTGGAGTCCGGTGTGAGTCGCCCTTCCCACTATATAAGAAGCAATTACAATGTGGAGTTAGCTAGCAGGCCAGGCTTATGCCATGAAAATAATTCTCCCCTTCAGATAGTCcgctggtgtggccgctttagagcgcctcgttgtcggccatgAGTGCACGCACAGCCCGGAGAGAAAGGCAGAATAGCGGGGAAGAGGGATTTTATTTCGACAGCCAGCGTATGGACTGGGTCTTCGGgctggtgtggccgctttagagcgcctcgttgtcggccatgAGTGCACGCACAGCCCGCAGAGAAAGGCAGAATAGCGGGGAAGAGGGATTTTATTTCGACAGCCAGCGTATGGACTGGGTCTTCGGgctggtgtggccgctttagagcgcctcgttgtcggccatgAGTGCACGCACAGCCCGCAGAGAAAGGCAGAATAGCGGGGAAGAGGGATTTTATTTCGACAGCCAGCGTATGGACTGGGTCTTCGGgctggtgtggccgctttagagcgcctcgttgtcgcggcATGGAcaacccggtgggatatattcccgccaccagaggctttaaagtgatatattttcatttttcaaacatgtagttatgtgtcGGCATAAGAAATTTGCCAAATGAAGTAGTGTTGATTTTTCCTGGTCGTAGAAGTGCTATTTGGTTGAGCGGGGCGTGCGTTCGGTGCATtaagcggacacgcccacagcgtctgcgAGCGCAGAGAACGCCTCGATTTTTCCCAATTTTATATGCACTTTATTGAGTGCCGTGTCCCGGGAAATCTTACAATCAAACACAAGCGCATACGTCATAAAGTGCCGATTTAGAGACGAACTTTAGTTTCCGTTTGCAATCAGATATAATTACAATTcttgtgtttcccccccccccccccccattggaACGTAACGTCAAGATGTTAAGGGAACATGTTGTTTCTCCACATGAAGAGGTGAGCTGCCGCTCGAGTAGCACTACTTTGTGGTCGTATGCGTTACAGGTAAAGCTCCAATTCCACGAGTCAACACACTGATCAATGTCAAGCTGTCACTCCCCTGCACCCCTTAGCAAATGGAAAAAGCCCTCCGACTTGAAGAATGATTTAGTCCAAATACACAATTAGTCCACAATTTGTGTAGGGCGAAACCGTGTTTATTTTCACAAGCACAGTGTTTTGGGAGAAGGGATTGGGATCCTGTAAAGCCAACATATGGTGAACATAAGCAAACAATGCCCGCGCTTGATCCTTTTAAATGGGGGCTTTACGCGTTTAGCCGTCCCGCAAGTATTAAGTGAATTGGCCTCGTGTCCAAGCCAAACACCGGGAGAAATGTAGTCGTCTGGAGTAGCGATAGTTGCTAACGGTTGCCCTAGCCTCGCTCACCCCGAGCCTCCGTCAGAAGTGCTCGTCTTCATCCAAATTCAAACCAGTCTGCACAATTACTGCAGCGCATGCTTCTtctttgtgcttgttttttttccaaataccgCAGGTGGGGGGACtccagtcacatgacttgagtcCAGTCAGACTTAAGTGGCCAATTGAAGGACTCGGACTTGGAATTGAACTTAATCGTACATTCATGAATACTCTGAAGTCGTGTTTCGATGTGAAGTGAGGTGTTTGTGGATGGAGCTCAACTTCCCGCAGCTGACGGCTTCTTTTGGCTTCTTTAGACTCGTTGAGACTGTTGCTTCCAGACACGATGAATCTCTAAACGATTCCATACGTCATTTCGAATGAACCGTCAATCGATTCTTCGGCCCATTCCGAAGCACGATCAGTGTTTCTGCACAGTTGAGCTTCTCCGTCGTCTCAGATCCTTACAACCCTCTCCCACTGTATAACACGCATCACATGTTCAGGAAATTCTCATTTGTGGGTTTAATATCATTCCCATGAGCAATTTGGATATCTGGGTAAACAAATGGCGCGCACCTTCTCTCAAAACTTCAAATGCCTCTCGGTAATAACGATTCCTTCCAACGTCTGGCTTTTCAGAATGTCTTTGTAACTCATCCCCCAGccttcaataaccttcaatcATATTATCATCTCCTCGTCCATTCGATCAATTTAGCCCCGGCCTCTAGTGCGACATTATCGTTTCTGGAGAAGGTGTTCTCCATTTGCGTAATCGGCTAACCGACAAGGAACCGCAG is part of the Phyllopteryx taeniolatus isolate TA_2022b chromosome 7, UOR_Ptae_1.2, whole genome shotgun sequence genome and harbors:
- the LOC133481281 gene encoding uncharacterized protein LOC133481281 isoform X2, whose protein sequence is MRSCLEKFPMQNSAPAQSGMVSHCQPTFGDFRADTWARRAGATGFGGGYVYQQQHHHHHQQQQQQQQQQEHSNAKRPADGAAAPGVKAHVAAKAPRSCFTFPPPQGNSGYCLDKTADAELGGTMMPRGQSLPLPLGGHPGGLYPQSLQCDSPAPDLLLQDSPHRDARSCTFQRSLPGASPGLGCGGASRPPSALPYLVKEEDAVGYTVSSTMPGVQAGFHNSRAGMVSRASRDEMAHVGNDGGDSMCVVSDAAPGDASQPFNNEDGSSPSALSPASSRHSARLLCAGSLKRRRLSPVSQSAVQTGSVAVADSPSVTRTGSEEINITAIICASTQMSMLACVNGFRANLSPSHASSGRFSSPSSSSSSTSPPTIPCPREVPHKLPQHQSPQRASLQESCQLSNSPAACLLSLSSSCSSSSSSVSSVDPEQGQGSCEEQGSMQLGRGSGAAPLGNAGGGGGGSDGLGLFMLMSGTLQTAAETGVLLDRSQRPGAETGTLLDRSQRSGAGNGALLDMSQRSAAALKQEPLDDFAPSDDELLQHRYHHHLSGRNGHFRHLHQHSRSAMPPPYHLHQYAGGGLLNSHTHQSPPGSSVGLKSSSSSSGGPPGSHAGPEGEETAGTQADKQSCRWIDCSAAYEQQEELVRHIEKVHIDQRKGEDFTCFWAGCIRRYKPFNARYKLLIHMRVHSGEKPNKCMFEGCNKAFSRLENLKIHLRSHTGEKPYLCQHPGCQKAFSNSSDRAKHQRTHLDTKPYACQIPGCTKRYTDPSSLRKHVKIHSAKEQQLRPCPHLEQDVLSDCASVAHLQTSAQTRQLYGTEEGCAPGLSRDAFTGLYAVSGAHHHRGASAELLSPAANPAAAAADLPSRQHCLDPDLNSPRHLSPMAAMEGTRDGVSGPLLSPGMKGTGTPPPPPSPPPPPPPPPPPALDKHHVQAQHKPFSHYHHQQQTPNNEFQGSFQSCFHFADSYRMEQTVSGGDCHAYASHQHNGFHMATSDSLGSAGFNLSQELQGGTGCQFSSSPEEGAFFQAGSFERGLSHMSSVYTES
- the LOC133481281 gene encoding uncharacterized protein LOC133481281 isoform X1; protein product: MRSCLEKFPMQNSAPAQSGMVSHCQPTFGDFRADTWARRAGATGFGGGYVYQQQHHHHHQQQQQQQQQQEHSNAKRPADGAAAPGVKAHVAAKAPRSCFTFPPPQGNSGYCLDKTADAELGGTMMPRGQSLPLPLGGHPGGLYPQSLQCDSPAPDLLLQDSPHRDARSCTFQRSLPGASPGLGCGGASRPPSALPYLVKEEDAVGYTVSSTMPGVQAGFHNSRAGMVSRASRDEMAHVGNDGGDSMCVVSDAAPGDASQPFNNEDGSSPSALSPASSRHSARLLCAGSLKRRRLSPVSQSAVQTGSVAVADSPSVTRTGSEEINITAIICASTQMSMLACVNGFRANLSPSHASSGRFSSPSSSSSSTSPPTIPCPREVPHKLPQHQSPQRASLQESCQLSNSPAACLLSLSSSCSSSSSSVSSVDPEQGQGSCEEQGSMQLGRGSGAAPLGNAGGGGGGSDGLGLFMLMSGTLQTAAETGVLLDRSQRPGAETGTLLDRSQRSGAGNGALLDMSQRSAAALKQEPLDDFAPSDDELLQHRYHHHLSGRNGHFRHLHQHSRSAMPPPYHLHQYAGGGLLNSHTHQSPPGSSVGLKSSSSSSGGPPGSHAGPEGEETAGTQADKQSCRWIDCSAAYEQQEELVRHIEKVHIDQRKGEDFTCFWAGCIRRYKPFNARYKLLIHMRVHSGEKPNKCMFEGCNKAFSRLENLKIHLRSHTGEKPYLCQHPGCQKAFSNSSDRAKHQRTHLDTKPYACQIPGCTKRYTDPSSLRKHVKIHSAKEQQVRRKLRPCPHLEQDVLSDCASVAHLQTSAQTRQLYGTEEGCAPGLSRDAFTGLYAVSGAHHHRGASAELLSPAANPAAAAADLPSRQHCLDPDLNSPRHLSPMAAMEGTRDGVSGPLLSPGMKGTGTPPPPPSPPPPPPPPPPPALDKHHVQAQHKPFSHYHHQQQTPNNEFQGSFQSCFHFADSYRMEQTVSGGDCHAYASHQHNGFHMATSDSLGSAGFNLSQELQGGTGCQFSSSPEEGAFFQAGSFERGLSHMSSVYTES
- the LOC133481281 gene encoding uncharacterized protein LOC133481281 isoform X4, which translates into the protein MRSCLEKFPMQNSAPAQSGMVSHCQPTFGDFRADTWARRAGATGFGGGYVYQQQHHHHHQQQQQQQQQQEHSNAKRPADGAAAPGVKAHVAAKAPRSCFTFPPPQGNSGYCLDKTADAELGGTMMPRGQSLPLPLGGHPGGLYPQSLQCDSPAPDLLLQDSPHRDARSCTFQRSLPGASPGLGCGGASRPPSALPYLVKEEDAVGYTVSSTMPGVQAGFHNSRAGMVSRASRDEMAHVGNDGGDSMCVVSDAAPGDASQPFNNEDGSSPSALSPASSRHSARLLCAGSLKRRRLSPVSQSAVQTGSVAVADSPSVTRTGSEEINITAIICASTQMSMLACVNGFRANLSPSHASSGRFSSPSSSSSSTSPPTIPCPREVPHKLPQHQSPQRASLQESCQLSNSPAACLLSLSSSCSSSSSSVSSVDPEQGQGSCEEQGSMQLGRGSGAAPLGNAGGGGGGSDGLGLFMLMSGTLQTAAETGVLLDRSQRPGAETGTLLDRSQRSGAGNGALLDMSQRSAAALKQEPLDDFAPSDDELLQHRYHHHLSGRNGHFRHLHQHSRSAMPPPYHLHQYAGGGLLNSHTHQSPPGSSVGLKSSSSSSGGPPGSHAGPEGEETAGTQADKQSCRWIDCSAAYEQQEELVRHIEKVHIDQRKGEDFTCFWAGCIRRYKPFNARYKLLIHMRVHSGEKPNKCMFEGCNKAFSRLENLKIHLRSHTGEKPYLCQHPGCQKAFSNSSDRAKHQRTHLDTKPYACQIPGCTKRYTDPSSLRKHVKIHSAKEQQVRRKLRPCPHLEQDVLSDCASVAHLQTSAQTRQLYGTEEGCAPGLSRDAFTGLYAVSGAHHHRGASAELLSPAANPAAAAADLPSRQHCLDPDLNSPRHLSPMAAMEGTRDGISR
- the LOC133481281 gene encoding uncharacterized protein LOC133481281 isoform X3, with product MRSCLEKFPMQNSAPAQSGMVSHCQPTFGDFRADTWARRAGATGFGGGYVYQQQHHHHHQQQQQQQQQQEHSNAKRPADGAAAPGVKAHVAAKAPRSCFTFPPPQGNSGYCLDKTADAELGGTMMPRGQSLPLPLGGHPGGLYPQSLQCDSPAPDLLLQDSPHRDARSCTFQRSLPGASPGLGCGGASRPPSALPYLVKEEDAVGYTVSSTMPGVQAGFHNSRAGMVSRASRDEMAHVGNDGGDSMCVVSDAAPGDASQPFNNEDGSSPSALSPASSRHSARLLCAGSLKRRRLSPVSQSAVQTGSVAVADSPSVTRTGSEEINITAIICASTQMSMLACVNGFRANLSPSHASSGRFSSPSSSSSSTSPPTIPCPREVPHKLPQHQSPQRASLQESCQLSNSPAACLLSLSSSCSSSSSSVSSVDPEQGQGSCEEQGSMQLGRGSGAAPLGNAGGGGGGSDGLGLFMLMSGTLQTAAETGVLLDRSQRPGAETGTLLDRSQRSGAGNGALLDMSQRSAAALKQEPLDDFAPSDDELLQHRYHHHLSGRNGHFRHLHQHSRSAMPPPYHLHQYAGGGLLNSHTHQSPPGSSVGLKSSSSSSGGPPGSHAGPEGEETAGTQADKQSCRWIDCSAAYEQQEELVRHIEKVHIDQRKGEDFTCFWAGCIRRYKPFNARYKLLIHMRVHSGEKPNKCMFEGCNKAFSRLENLKIHLRSHTGEKPYLCQHPGCQKAFSNSSDRAKHQRTHLDTKPYACQIPGCTKRYTDPSSLRKHVKIHSAKEQQVRRKLRPCPHLEQDVLSDCASVAHLQTSAQTRQLYGTEEGCAPGLSRDAFTGLYAVSGAHHHRGASAELLSPAANPAAAAADLPSRQHCLDPDLNSPRHLSPMAAMEGTRDGVSGPLLSPGMKGTGTPPPPPSPPPPPPPPPPPALDKHHVQAQHKPFSHYHHQQQTPNNDDY